A region of the bacterium genome:
CCCCGCTGAATCCAACATTTCGGCAACTTGCTTCGTTTTGAGCATTCCCGCGACTTCCGCCGCTTCGACGACAAATGCGGTACCGCGCGAAAGATGCCATCCAAGCGCAGAAAGCCATGCGCTGCGTCTTACCCGCTTATTGAGCTTGATTGGCCTGTAGCGTGGGCGCGGGGGATGCGCTTTGCCGCCGCCGGACATATGCGGATTGGTCATCTCGCCCTGGCGCGCCCGGCCAGTTCCTTTCTGCCTAAACCACTTTGAGCCGGTCGCATCCACCTCGGCCTTTGTTTTGACCTTTGATGTGAACCTGAAACTGTTGACCGTCTGGCGGAGGTAGGATTCCGTAATGTGGAAGTAGTTTATGGGGATTCCGTCCACGCCGGAAATCGTCTTAATCTTTTTCAGCTCAGCCAACTA
Encoded here:
- the rplD gene encoding 50S ribosomal protein L4, translating into MAELKKIKTISGVDGIPINYFHITESYLRQTVNSFRFTSKVKTKAEVDATGSKWFRQKGTGRARQGEMTNPHMSGGGKAHPPRPRYRPIKLNKRVRRSAWLSALGWHLSRGTAFVVEAAEVAGMLKTKQVAEMLDSAGLYGRLIICCSESSPLNRSARNLANVALLSPSRLNVRDMMLAESIVFVNDALAETERRAAAMIDGVKTSRGALNLSLSDFEDAISKEGGEDE